The Bacillus spongiae genome segment TGATAATGCTTCAATGGAGAATTTTTTTGGAATTATGAAACAAGAAATGTATCATGGTGAGACATTAGTTTCTTATACAGAACTGAAACAAAAAATTAAGGGGTACATTGATTACTATAATAACGACCGAATAAAAGTAAAATTGGCTGGCTTAAGTCCAGTACAATACCGAACTCAAACCAACCTAATAGCAGTATAACTAAAACTCTAACTTTCAGGGGTCACTACCCGATTGGCAGATTTTTTTATTTTCGTCATTTTAAGGGGTTTGAAAAAATTCTACCAGTTAAAGATATACAGATTGTCAAATGCCTTCTAAGCTCTTAAAAGAGTGACTATATGTCTTCATTCAATTGTAAAGTATGGACAGCGGGGGAAAAGGAACTTTTTCAAGCGAAGATTAAGGTGCACACCAATATTTTTAGCTAGCCTTTTAACGTTTTTGAAAGAGGTCTTAAAAAAGAAATAACAACAATAAGCATTTACGTAAGGAATAATTATAGAGTAAGATTATTGATGGGGAATTTACTGTTAAAGGTCATTCTATTCCGTCATGGGAGGTATTTATTATTGAATGGCTTCATAATGGAAAAATATATTATTCTTGCTTATAGATAAAAAAAACCCTAGAAACGATGTTATATACGTTTCTAGGGTCCTTATCATCGCTATTTATTAAGCGATTTAATTAACGAGAGTAGAACTCAACGATAAGTGCTTCGTTAATTTCAGCTGGAAGTTCAGAACGCTCTGGTAAGCGGTTGAATGTTCCTTCTAGCTTGTCAGCGTCGAATGTTAAGAAGTCTGGTACGAAGTTACTTGCTTCGATAGCTTCTTTAACAATGCTAAGGTTACGTGATTTTTCACGTACACCAATTGTTTGACCAGCTTGTAAACGATATGATGGAATATCTACACGGCTTCCATCTACAGTGATGTGACCATGATTTACAAGTTGACGAGCTTGACGACGAGTACGAGCTAAACCAAGACGATAAACAACGTTATCAAGGCGAGATTCAAGTAAAATCATGAAGTTTTCACCATGTTTACCTTGGAATTTAGCAGCGATGTCAAATAAATTACGGAATTGACGCTCAGTTACACCGTACATATGACGAAGCTTTTGTTTCTCTTGTAGTTGAAGACCAAACTCAGAGATTTTTTTACGTTGATTAGGACCGTGTTGTCCTGGAGCGTAAGGACGCTTTTCTAATTCTTTTCCTGAACCGCTTAGTGAAATACCAAGACGACGGGATAATTTCCAACTTGGACCAGTATATCGAGCCATGAATGACTCCTCCTTTAATGTTTTTATTTTGTTGTAAAATAAAAACAGGTATGAACAGCATTTATGTGCATTATATTTTCATGTACCATCGCCCTTGCAGCAAAGGGTTACTCGATACACCTCAAATGAGGAATAAAATACGAACATAAGGTATTCATATAGGCTGCATTATTTTACACAAAGAACATTATATGATTTATGACAATAAGAGTCAAGTGTCATTTGATTTTAATGTTAGGAATTTGCTGTAAATGAAAGCTGTTTTTTAACATTAGCAATGGAATATTATTATTTATACAGAAATTTTTTACTGTGATATAATTTATTGTAAGGATAAATTATGTTTTTTAAGATAATGAAAAAGAGTGATAATGTTGCAAGAATCAAGACGAGAGAGGAATATTCGATATAGTCTAGTTAGCTTTTTTTTAGTGATAACGTTTATAGGATTTACCTGGAACAGTAGGACCGATTCTATTCATTCTTTGGATAAACAATCACTTCAAGTACTGGTATTAAGTGAAGGGAACAAAGATGAAAACCCTACTGTAGTAGTAGCTCGCGAAAATGAAGCGGAAAATTATTTAATTATATACGAAGTAGATACTCAAGACCGTTTTCGTTTTCTTGTAAAAGAGCAAATGATTGTGAATGGAACTGTTTCTGCTTTAAAGAAGCAAAACAGTAAGGAGAATGGCTTTTGGGCACTTATAAATGGTGATTGGACGTTTTATAATTCCTCGATGGCGAAGAAGAGTGTTCACTTCCAAGGTGAAGATGGTTTAAATGGAAGTGATGTACCATTTGAGATGATAAATGACGAGGTTAGCCTCATTAATGAAGAAGTCTCCTTTTCAAATGTGAATATGGAAAAGCTTCAGTCGATTCACCTATTAGATGAAAACCAAGCAGCATGGCTCATTGTGTATGAACAAAAATTTGAAGTAGCCAAGAAGTAAGCCTCTATGGGGTTAGGATTATACGTTAGATGTAGGTGGTAAAAATGGTCATAAGAGGAATTGAAGTTCTACAGAAATATAAATCTGAACTTTTTGACCTTATAAACGAATTTGAATATAAAGAATATAAAAATACCGATTGGTTAACGAAATGGACCTTGATTATCCAAGAAGTATTCAATATGAAAGGTGTTACCTTCTACCTTAGAAAAGAGAAAATATTCAAAGAAATGAGACCTTTACATAGTAACAAAGAAAAAACGGTGACGTTACAAGAGGTAATGGAGTTATTTCCTGATGACTCTTTAATTAATACAGAAAATTTGGATAAATATAGTCAATTCTCCTCTTTTTCGCAAGTGATTCTACTGCGTTCAATGACAAATGAACCTATTGCTCTTTTATGCTTCAAGGAGCGATGGGAAGCAATAGGAGAAATTAATCTTTCGAATTTTGTAGCGGAATTTTGTCACAGTTCAAGCGGGTTAATGAATAAATTGTTGACAATAACGGAAATTATCGAAGAGGAAGAACGCTATCGTGAATTGTTTAAGGTAACAGAGACTTTTCATTCTTCTATGGAAGTAGATACACTACTAGATGAAATTATCACAACGCTTCATAAAGTATTTCCATCGTATTCGTCCAAATTACTTTTATCAAATGATCACCAACATTATGCAGATGTTAGAATTCAAAATTTTAATTTTGACACTGCTACCTCTGCAGCAATGGAAAGTTTTGTGAACGGGGTCATACAGGTAGAGAGTAATCTAAATTCAGGAAATACTGTTTTTTACGCACCTTTAAGAGGGAAGCAAGGGATATATGGTGTGATGCAAGTTAGTTCACAACATGAGAAGTTGTTTCAAAAAAAAGAGATAGAATTCATAAAGTTATTAGCTTACACAGCAGGAAGCGCATTAGAAAACGCGAAGCTATATCAGCAGTCCAAGCAATTAATTTCAGATTTGCAATTAATAAATGAGACATCTCACCGTTTAAATTTAAATCTAAGGCTTTCTGAAACTTTAGCATTTTTAAACACTCAAATTCAGAAGTCTTTTAAAACTTCGGACATAGGGTTTGTCTTTTTAAAGGACAGCAAGGAGCGCTTTAAAATCTTACCGGGAAGCAGTGATTTGTTTAGAACAGGGAATGGGATAGAGTATATTCATTTAGTTGAAGCTCGAATGTCAAAAGGAAATGACCCTCTGTTTATCGGTGATTTAA includes the following:
- a CDS encoding integrase core domain-containing protein, whose amino-acid sequence is DNASMENFFGIMKQEMYHGETLVSYTELKQKIKGYIDYYNNDRIKVKLAGLSPVQYRTQTNLIAV
- the rpsD gene encoding 30S ribosomal protein S4, with amino-acid sequence MARYTGPSWKLSRRLGISLSGSGKELEKRPYAPGQHGPNQRKKISEFGLQLQEKQKLRHMYGVTERQFRNLFDIAAKFQGKHGENFMILLESRLDNVVYRLGLARTRRQARQLVNHGHITVDGSRVDIPSYRLQAGQTIGVREKSRNLSIVKEAIEASNFVPDFLTFDADKLEGTFNRLPERSELPAEINEALIVEFYSR
- a CDS encoding sensor domain-containing diguanylate cyclase; the protein is MVIRGIEVLQKYKSELFDLINEFEYKEYKNTDWLTKWTLIIQEVFNMKGVTFYLRKEKIFKEMRPLHSNKEKTVTLQEVMELFPDDSLINTENLDKYSQFSSFSQVILLRSMTNEPIALLCFKERWEAIGEINLSNFVAEFCHSSSGLMNKLLTITEIIEEEERYRELFKVTETFHSSMEVDTLLDEIITTLHKVFPSYSSKLLLSNDHQHYADVRIQNFNFDTATSAAMESFVNGVIQVESNLNSGNTVFYAPLRGKQGIYGVMQVSSQHEKLFQKKEIEFIKLLAYTAGSALENAKLYQQSKQLISDLQLINETSHRLNLNLRLSETLAFLNTQIQKSFKTSDIGFVFLKDSKERFKILPGSSDLFRTGNGIEYIHLVEARMSKGNDPLFIGDLKGKYGQSNLVFRSIMAVPMVQHSEMIGFCLVLHQEPYFFSYDMFKLLQSFIHHSTLALTNSMLREKLEEMVITDYLTQLYSRYHLDEFIERSIREDTRGVLLLIDIDDFKHVNDTYGHHIGDKVLIQVAKLLKETVTGKGLGARWGGEEMAVYFPQSRINDVIQIAQDIVEEASRKTQPPITVSCGLAGWDCGHPVSSMNLFMQADEALYEAKREGKNQVIIRG